Proteins encoded by one window of Cylindrospermum stagnale PCC 7417:
- a CDS encoding CHAD domain-containing protein, with amino-acid sequence MKVTTKTTVKTLGDYAYQAIEKHLNKTWKWEKSVKKDEDPEALHQMRVGMRRLRTDITRFGLALDLSKPISEKRIAKIARILGNLRDLDVLKEALETNYKPHLRRKEQESLETAFAALAKQREIELAKVQKTLKDETYKSLKQGFQDWLDKPSYQPLASLPIQQVLPDLLLPEVSSLLLHPGWLIGTQIVDSEVVVPADWTAEKLEEQLATQGATLHDLRKQAKRVRYQMELFTELYGESFAAHIAEVKSIQEILGSLQDSMVLAEWLLDIFKSETRTQLSGLTNLLAENRYQLWQQWQPIQERYLKAETRHSFHLTILHPL; translated from the coding sequence ATGAAAGTAACCACAAAAACAACAGTAAAAACTCTAGGGGATTACGCATACCAGGCGATTGAAAAACATTTGAATAAAACCTGGAAGTGGGAAAAATCAGTTAAGAAAGATGAAGATCCAGAAGCACTGCACCAAATGCGAGTAGGGATGCGTCGCTTACGTACTGATATAACTAGGTTTGGGCTGGCTTTGGATTTATCGAAACCGATCAGCGAGAAAAGAATTGCTAAAATTGCCCGGATTCTGGGAAATCTCCGAGATTTGGATGTACTAAAAGAAGCTTTAGAAACCAATTACAAACCACATTTACGCCGTAAAGAACAAGAATCTCTAGAAACAGCCTTTGCCGCTTTAGCTAAACAACGTGAAATTGAACTTGCCAAGGTGCAGAAAACATTAAAGGATGAAACTTACAAATCACTCAAACAAGGATTTCAGGATTGGTTAGATAAACCCAGTTATCAACCTTTAGCATCTTTGCCAATTCAACAAGTCCTACCAGATTTACTTTTACCAGAAGTAAGTAGTTTATTGTTGCATCCGGGTTGGCTAATTGGTACTCAAATTGTAGACTCAGAGGTAGTAGTCCCCGCCGATTGGACAGCAGAAAAACTAGAAGAACAATTGGCAACTCAAGGCGCAACTCTTCATGATTTGCGGAAACAAGCCAAACGTGTCCGCTACCAAATGGAGTTATTTACTGAATTATATGGTGAATCTTTTGCAGCCCATATCGCCGAAGTCAAAAGTATTCAAGAAATTTTAGGTTCACTGCAAGATAGTATGGTTTTAGCTGAGTGGCTCTTAGATATTTTTAAGTCAGAAACTCGCACTCAGTTAAGTGGGCTAACTAATTTATTAGCAGAAAATCGTTATCAATTGTGGCAGCAGTGGCAACCAATACAAGAGCGGTATCTGAAAGCTGAAACCAGACATAGCTTTCATTTAACAATACTGCACCCCCTGTAA
- the glpK gene encoding glycerol kinase GlpK, with translation MTKYVAAIDQGTTSTRFIIFDKQGKIVGYAQKEHQQIYPQPGWVEHDPEEIWSCTQTVIKDALEQSNISVAEITAVGITNQRETIVVWDQKTGKPYYNAIVWQDTRTNHICNQLAEDGGIDHFRATTGLPLATYFSAPKIKWLLANVPGLKAAAENGNAFFGTIDTFLIWHLTGGTQGGLHITDVTNASRTLLMNLNTLDWEPEILEIMGIPRQMLPEICPSSAIYGKATGILAGVPIAADLGDQQAALIGQTCFQVGETKNTYGTGCFMLLNTGQQQVISQHGLLTTVAYKLGDAPAVYALEGSIAIAGALVQWLRDNLGLIQSSAEVEALASTVTDNGGVYFVPAFSGLFAPYWRSDARGAMVGMTRYTNKGHIARAVLEATAWQTREVLDAMREDAQINLTALKVDGGMVYNNLLMQFQSDVLGVPVIRPQVAETTALGAAYAAGLATGFWGSLEELSDNWLLDQTWQPKMDAVQRESYYTLWKKAVTKTFDWI, from the coding sequence CAGTACTCGCTTCATCATCTTTGATAAGCAGGGTAAAATAGTTGGCTATGCACAAAAAGAACATCAGCAGATTTATCCTCAACCTGGTTGGGTAGAACACGACCCCGAAGAAATTTGGTCATGCACTCAAACTGTGATTAAAGATGCCTTAGAGCAGAGTAATATTTCGGTTGCTGAGATTACAGCCGTTGGCATTACTAATCAGCGCGAAACAATAGTAGTTTGGGATCAGAAAACAGGCAAACCTTACTACAATGCCATTGTCTGGCAAGATACCAGAACGAACCACATCTGTAATCAACTAGCAGAAGATGGTGGTATAGACCATTTTCGCGCCACAACTGGTTTACCACTTGCTACTTACTTCAGCGCACCCAAAATTAAGTGGTTATTGGCAAACGTACCAGGATTAAAAGCCGCAGCTGAAAATGGTAACGCGTTTTTTGGCACAATTGACACCTTTTTGATTTGGCATTTAACAGGTGGTACACAAGGCGGTTTGCACATTACTGATGTTACCAATGCCAGTCGTACCTTGCTGATGAACTTGAATACTCTGGACTGGGAACCGGAAATTTTGGAGATTATGGGTATTCCCCGGCAAATGCTGCCGGAAATTTGCCCTTCATCAGCCATCTATGGCAAGGCTACAGGCATTCTTGCAGGAGTTCCCATTGCTGCTGACTTAGGTGATCAACAAGCTGCATTGATTGGACAAACTTGTTTTCAGGTAGGTGAAACCAAAAATACCTATGGTACAGGTTGCTTTATGCTGCTGAATACAGGCCAGCAACAAGTGATTTCCCAACATGGTTTACTGACAACCGTAGCTTACAAGTTGGGTGATGCTCCGGCCGTTTATGCCTTGGAGGGTAGTATTGCGATCGCAGGTGCTCTAGTCCAATGGTTGCGTGACAATTTGGGACTGATTCAAAGCAGTGCAGAAGTAGAAGCATTAGCCAGCACAGTTACAGATAACGGTGGCGTTTATTTTGTCCCTGCTTTCTCTGGGTTGTTTGCTCCTTATTGGCGCAGTGATGCTAGAGGTGCAATGGTGGGTATGACCCGCTACACAAATAAAGGTCATATTGCCCGTGCCGTGTTAGAAGCAACAGCATGGCAGACTCGTGAAGTTTTAGATGCCATGAGAGAAGATGCACAGATAAATTTAACTGCTTTGAAGGTAGATGGTGGGATGGTTTACAACAACCTGCTGATGCAATTTCAAAGCGATGTGCTAGGTGTGCCAGTGATTCGTCCCCAAGTAGCGGAGACTACAGCTTTAGGGGCAGCTTATGCTGCTGGGTTGGCAACAGGTTTCTGGGGTAGTCTGGAGGAATTATCTGATAATTGGCTTTTAGACCAGACTTGGCAACCGAAAATGGATGCTGTACAGAGAGAAAGCTATTATACTCTTTGGAAGAAAGCTGTTACTAAAACCTTTGATTGGATATAG